In the genome of Lacerta agilis isolate rLacAgi1 chromosome 2, rLacAgi1.pri, whole genome shotgun sequence, one region contains:
- the C2H17orf80 gene encoding uncharacterized protein C17orf80 homolog: MAGITSAVEICPFCKKPFKRLKSHLPHCKMAGDADSRNVLPPSKKAGKKKEQIKSTETTSKKENKKNKVKATTHSLQPQEIAGSARCRHQHSVEGAQKQIKRATEKAHKIEGTNQGASEDVQTQSAEKVFSATKLAKKSPTVQKSRSKPTPNEEESASSLPLKPLNQNGRPTLESPSGSSQTTNPSTKQRQRKEASAKPDSFTDNFQPIPQRFVDTVELVIENHRVRILRNKCESPVQNIPLNKAVVGNQKAGCWPAKSPSGDAEIALADGQQIITEPVGGKSTSGLELSGNIWSGETKKNVTTVKAHTSDDCFMDNCREVSSTPVQLAAGIQSRIEENPVCFKGEGYRKEPSVYISFKSKIYPSFTEALRERHNETSNYYLTSLGKDIALRSVVTIGDKGTGIYVSQPSLQTLKMPTAHWLTPPDRSIRPSPLGLEWFPELYPNYRGLGLFSKRPSQWATIVPETKVPSLPWEGQQAWNGYYNRYINVKKNSVAGISVLLLGCVLSYVWSYPHIKHSR, translated from the exons ATGGCAGGTATCACTTCAGCAGTAGAAATTTGCCCCTTCTGCAAAAAGCCATTTAAACGGCTCAAGTCTCACCTGCCTCACTGTAAAATGGCGGGAGATGCAGACTCAAGGAATGTTTTGCCTCCCAGCAAGAAAGCTGGGAAAAAGAAAGAGCAGATCAAAAGCACAGAAACTacctccaaaaaagaaaataagaaaaacaaagtgaaagcaaCAACACATTCCTTGCAGCCACAGGAAATAGCTGGATCAGCAAGATGCAGACATCAGCATTCAGTTGAGGGTGCACAAAAGCAAATCAAGCGTGCTACTGAAAAAGCACACAAAATTGAAGGCACAAATCAAGGAGCCTCAGAAGATGTCCAAACACAATCAGCTGAAAAGGTGTTTTCAGCAACGAAGCTTGCAAAAAAGTCACCCACGGTACAGAAAAGCAGAAGTAAGCCTACCCCTAATGAAGAGGAATCTGCATCCAGTCTCCCTTTAAAGCCACTGAATCAGAATGGAAGACCAACTTTAGAATCTCCTAGTGGATCTAGCCAGACAACTAATCCTTCTACGAAACAGAGGCAAAGGAAAGAAGCATCTGCAAAGCCAGATTCTTTCACTGATAATTTTCAACCTATTCCTCAGAGATTTGTTGATACTGTAGAACTAGTGATAGAAAACCATCGTGTGAGGATATTGAGGAACAAGTGTGAATCACCTGTTCAGAATATCCCTTTAAATAAAGCTGTCGTGGGCAACCAGAAGGCAGGATGCTGGCCTGCGAAATCACCATCTGGAGATGCAGAGATTGCCTTGGCTGATGGGCAGCAAATTATTACAGAACCTGTGGGTGGAAAGAGCACTTCAGGTCTTGAACTTTCAGGGAATATTTGGAGTGGAGAGACAAAAAAGAATGTGACTACAGTTAAAGCACACACTTCCGATGACTGTTTTATGGACAACTGCAGAGAAGTCTCCAGCACTCCTGTTCAGCTGGCTGCAGGAATACAAAGCAGGATTGAAGAAAATCCTGTATGTTTCAAAGGGGAGGGCTATCGGAAAGAACCTTCAGTTTACATCAGTTTCAAATCAAAGATCTACCCCTCATTTACAGAAGCCCTCAGAGAAAGACATAATGAAACCTCTAACTACTACTTAACTAGTCTGGGAAAAGATATTGCTTTGCGTTCTGTTGTGACTATAGGAGATAAAGGAACAGGGATATATGTGAGTCAACCATCACTCCAAACGTTAAAAATGCCTACTGCCCATTGGCTCACACCTCCTGATAGAAGCATACGCCCAAGTCCTTTGGGACTGGAGTGGTTTCCAGAACTGTATCCTAATTATCGTGGGCTAGGTTTATTTTCAAAGAGGCCGTCTCAGTGGGCTACAATAGTCCCGGAAACTAAAGTACCCAGTCTCCCCTGGGAAGGCCAGCAAG CCTGGAATGGATACTACAACAGATACATCAACGTGAAAAAGAACAGTGTGGCTGGGATCTCCGTCCTGCTTCTGGGCTGCGTCCTCAGCTATGTCTGGAGCTATCCACACATTA AACACAGTCGCTGA
- the CDC42EP4 gene encoding cdc42 effector protein 4 — translation MPILKQLVTNSANSKRRSRADLTAEMISAPLGDFRHTMHVGRAGDAFGDTSFLNSKAGEGEQEAAEETSSSSKPGLLSRKFRSSKRSQSVTRGDRRDMLGSLRDSAIFVKNAVSLPQLTEKETDRSGGKQLPKSLSSSPVKKAPEEKTPEEKHMNGAAAALSSGPHSPGLEERAFGDITDLPLVVPKGSYGMKHAESIMSFHIDLGPSMLGDVLSIMDKDPWEQEDSGYHGAEDPQREGGPAEALTGHWLGQESKLPQDSLVQSDDNRATTYSPGSARSITSRLTMDSSSISSGTSVGEEQRTLVSRGQNQGVPEHTRQDTAKQPEKEFSFMDEEDDEIRV, via the coding sequence ATGCCTATTTTGAAGCAGCTGGTGACAAATTCCGCCAACTCCAAACGCCGCTCTCGGGCCGACCTTACGGCAGAGATGATCAGCGCTCCCCTTGGCGACTTCCGCCACACCATGCACGTGGGGCGGGCTGGTGATGCTTTTGGGGACACCTCCTTCCTCAACAGcaaggctggggagggggaacaggAGGCCGCCGAGGAGACAAGTTCCTCATCCAAACCAGGCCTGCTGTCACGCAAGTTCCGCAGCAGCAAGCGGTCTCAGTCCGTCACCCGGGGCGACCGGCGGGATATGCTGGGCTCTCTGCGGGACTCTGCCATTTTTGTGAAGAATGCCGTCTCCCTCCCTCAGCTTACTGAGAAGGAGACGGACAGGAGTGGCGGGAAGCAACTGCCCAAGAGCCTTTCCTCCAGCCCTGTCAAGAAAGCCCCTGAGGAGAAGACGCCTGAAGAGAAGCACATGAACGGTGCGGCAGCCGCTCTTAGCTCTGGGCCCCACAGCCCTGGCTTGGAAGAGCGGGCCTTTGGTGACATAACGGACCTGCCCTTGGTGGTGCCCAAGGGCAGCTACGGCATGAAGCACGCAGAGTCCATCATGTCTTTCCATATTGATCTGGGGCCTTCCATGTTGGGGGATGTCTTGAGCATCATGGATAAGGACCCATGGGAGCAAGAGGATTCTGGTTATCATGGTGCAGAGGACccccagagggagggaggccctGCGGAGGCATTGACAGGCCACTGGCTTGGCCAGGAAAGCAAACTGCCCCAGGATTCCTTGGTTCAGTCGGATGACAACAGAGCAACAACCTACAGCCCTGGTTCTGCCCGGAGCATTACCAGTCGCCTGACAATGGACAGCAGCTCCATTTCGAGTGGCACCTCTGTGGGAGAGGAACAGCGTACTTTAGTCTCCAGGGGACAGAACCAGGGTGTTCCAGAGCATACGAGGCAGGACACTGCTAAACAGCCGGAAAAGGAATTCTCCTTCATGGATGAGGAAGACGACGAGATAAGAGTATAA